Within Syngnathus scovelli strain Florida chromosome 22, RoL_Ssco_1.2, whole genome shotgun sequence, the genomic segment GCGcagctaaaaacaaaaaaaaggggcaAAAATCAAAAGTCTTCCCGGGGAGCGAGCAGGCGGCCGAGAAGAGAAGGAGTCGCCCtccttggagtttttttttttttgccgataTTAACAAGTTGGAATAAATTAAACGTTTGCCCCCTCAGGCACGGcctgagacccccccccccccttccacctTGACAGCCTTGTAGGTTCTGTGCGCTTTGGGGAGTGCTGCCGTCTCCTCTTGGCCCCGCCGTCAAACTTCTTTAATaccttgagagaaaaaaaaaaatttgagtttgtgaaattcaacaaaaattgcaaaatcaGCAGCTATGCTAATTTCGCTACCTATAGTAGTTTGGCTTGAAGGGTCCGTTCTTGTTCAAGCCCAGATACTTGGCCTGCTCGTCGCTCAGCTCGGTGAGGTGCGCGTCGAACGTTGGCAGATGCAGGCTGGCCACGTACTCATCTAAACACAAGCGTGAAATGTTTCTCCTCGCGTTCCTCGGCTCCAAACGCTACGCGTGACCTTACCCATCTTCTTGGGCAGAAGGTAAACATCTTGCTTGTAGCGTCCGTCTGGAGCGTTGTAGAGTTCGATCAGAGCCAGGGCCTGGCCGAGCAAACACACATGAGTCTTCCTGCTTGGCCCAAAGAGGCTTGGCAATAGTGCGGCGGCGCTACCTGGGTCGTGGCCgtgatggagagcacaaacgtggGCACGGTGGAACAGCTGAGGTTCAGCAAGCGACCCTGCGAAACAAacaatcaataaatacaaatcagGATTTCTCAAAGTGCGTGTGAGCGAGTACCTCGGCCAGCAAGACTATCCTCTTGCCGTCGGGCCAGATGACGTGGTCCACTTGCGAGCGCACTCGCTCCCAGGTCAGCTCGGGCGTCCGCAGACTTGCCTGCGGATTGGCAACAAAAATCCGgcggttaccatgacaaccaccACATAACTCATCTGTCCTTATTCAATCACTCATATTTATTCCAAAATCAAAGCTGGTGACGGACCACGTCGATCTCAGTGTTGGAGTGGCCCATGTTGCAGACGATGCAGCTGTTCTTCATGCGGTCCAAGTTCTCTCGCACCACCACGTTCTTGTTGCCTGatgggaaatggaaaaaaaaaaaaaaaaatcagacaagGGAAATGGCAGCCATGAGAGACTTACATGGGTTAATTAAACTCAAACGTGAAATTAACGCCTTCTCAGTTAATTACTTTGACATAAATAGAAGCGGTATAGAGTTAAAGGTGACCATCTAGCACTTTTGCGGAAATTCcacgaagagggagaagaagtCAACGCACCGGTGCAGGTGATGACGATGTctacttgtctgatgacttcgTTGAGCTTCACCAATCGGAAGCCGTCCATGCTGTCGTTGGGCAAACAAAAAGCCGAGCGTCAAGAGGGGCCTCGGGGAAAGTCAACAGACGAGGTCGCGGCCTACCAAGCCTGCAAGGCGCAGATGGGATCGATCTCCGTCACGTAAACGATGGCGcccatggctttgagggcggcgCAGCAGCCTTTCCCCACCTCGCCGTAACCACACACCACCACTTGTTTGCCTCCGAACATGACATCAGTCGTCCTCTTCAATCTGCAAATGGGTGGCGGCATTACTGGCTGGTTTCATTGCGAGTGCATCACGTCCATATTAGGAGTTCCTACCCGTCTAAGATGGACTCCCTGCAGCAGTAGAGGTTGTCAAACTTCTGCTTGGTCACAGAGTCGTTGACGTTCATGGCGGGGACGCACAGCTTCCCGGCCTTGGACAGCTGGTAAAGCCTGAAAGTTTTTCAAAATAGTGCAACTCCATCAAGCAGTTGCACACTTTCGCCACTAGAGGGAGACATAGCGCCAGGAACCGACAGTCACCTGTGCACACCGGTGACGCTCTCCTCCACAATGCCCTTGATTTTTTTGAACATGTTGGGGTACTTTTTGTAGATCCAGTGCGTCAGGTCGCCACCATCGTCCAAAATCTGGAAAGAGTGAATGATTAGTGTCGAGTCGAGTCTTCATTAACCATGTTAACCGACCATGTTGGGCTGCCAGCCTTCCACGTTGACGCAGCGGTCGATGCACCACCAGAAATCGTCCTCGGACTCGCCCTTCCATGCGAAGACGCTGAAACCTGGACACGGAGAGATTTGCCGTGTTGAGAAAGAAACCAGGAAACGCAatggaggagggaaaaaaaagtatctcACCTCCTTCTGCCAGAGCAGCTGCCACTTCATTTTGGGTGGAGTAGATGTTGCAGGCCGCCCATCTGCACTGAGCCCCCAGAGCTGACAAAGTCTCCATCAGCACCTGGAGGGAACAGTTGACCCAAAAaagataaatacaataaaaaaacaataaaaaaaaaacaattggaaGCTCTACTCACAGCAGTCTGGGCGGTGATGTGGGTGCAGCCCACCACTTTGGCGCCGGCGAGGGGTTTCTCACCCTGGGCTCGCTTCCTCAAAGCCATGAGGGCTGGCAtctctgaaaaaaataaataaataaataacagccTGAAGGAATTCATTTAGATGATTGTTTAATCCCTTTAAGACTTTACGGCTAAgctgaaaacacacaaacatatttgtgtgtgtttaggcAGCAGAGTTCAGCTGAGGCTTCGTTTCCACCGACGGCggtggagtgttttttttttttccagaacaaTACGACAAACCTTGCTCGGCTATCTCGATCTCCCGGCGTCCGAAGTCGGCCTGCTTGATGTTTTTGATGCAGAAGTCGCCGTTGCCCTTGGAGTTCTTCTGCTGTTTGTCCCGAGGCGACGTCTCGTCATCGGAGCTGTCCGTGTACGACGCCGCTAGGAATAAAAAAACACGAGATTGAAAGACTCGAATCGGGCGAGGCGATTCCGGAAGAAATCCGACTAAGGTCTTACCTGAGCTGTAGCTGTCTGTGGACGATTGCGAGATGGAGCGTGACAAAGAGCGGCGGCCGATCTTGGAGGGCCGCTTGTTGAACTCCTGCTTCTGGTCTGCGAACTGGATCTGTTGGGATTGGTCAACACAAAGTTTTTGAGTCATTTTGGGATCTTCGGAAGATTTTTTTATACCACTGCCGTTCCAGAGCGCATGACTCAAGTGCAAAATCCTTCGACGGGCCAAGAGCTTTGTCAGCGTTTATCGAAAATCTGGTATTAATCCGTTTTATAACGCGCTGCGATTAGACTTTAAGATCAAATTTCACGCTACGACTGAGCTGGTGTCCTAATCGGCCCGCTCCTTAGGACCAGGAGTTCCAGCGGCTTAGCGCTTGGAGCTGAGACAATTAATAGAAAATAAATGAGCAGTTCTCACGGCGTGAACGCACCTCATCGATTCATTAGCGGCTCTTTAACAGAAAAGATTTGGGTCCAGAAGGTGGGCTTAGCTTGCTAGCTTAACCGCTAACTCAAACCAGCATTGTTGATGGAAAAATGCAAATTAGGCGACATAATGTAAAATTTACCCGTTTAGTGACATAATTGAGATAAAGCTTCAGGTTTGACCGCTTTTCccggcaaagagaaaacaaaaaaacagacgtGAAGCGTGGGAACTTTTCATCGGTGCTTCGTGTGTCAACAAATTAATCACGGCTTCCCGCGCCTTCAATCATACAGCTGTGTTGTCTGCGGGTGGTTCCGTCCCATTTTCGAGATCCTCGGCGGTAACTTGCTTCCCACAAGGGGAGAGCTTGGTTCTCCGTGGGTTTCTCAGGCCCACAGAGACGGGGAACCTGAGTCTAATCAAACATAGCGGGTCATGAAACGAAGCAGGGGGGGGGAGCCTTACGGAAATATAACCTTTGACCGAGCAGCTGGTTCGCCGTTGAGTTTCTACTGGTGATTTCCGCAAAGATAGCGTAAATTCAAATATATCCGCCTTGCAGCCACAGTTACGCAACCCCGTGGGGCTAACGAGTGAAAAATGGACAGCGATCCGTCCGGTGTCGCGGGAGACTGATCCTCTGCCATCTGTTACTCAACGGCATTACATAAACGGCAGATGATTTGAAGATATTTCGCTGTCACGCAGCGATGGCACAGAGCGAAACCGAGAATACGGCGCAGGcctcgagttttttttttttttggggtgtgaaATGCAGCGGATGACACAGTTGCCGTTCCCACATGACAATTAAACGGGAAGAATGCACTAAAATAAGACGCAGGCAGACagcgaaggggggggggggggggggggggggacgtccTTCTATGCATCGGCTCCCTTGAAACCTGATCAAACGCAATCTCAGCTAGTCCGGGCTACAACGCCCTCGGTTTCAACTTGCATTGGAAATATTCTCGTAAAAGAAATAAATCAAACGTGCTGCCATATAAGATGTCAATGGCGGTAAAAATAATGTGCGCTATAGGTGCCCAGTTGGTTCTGACAGGAGGAGTCTGGGATACTTTTTGCTTTGGGTGCTGCCATATCAGGTGGTGTTCCCCAGGGGTCAACGTTGGGGCCCCTATGTTTTTCTATTTCTTCACTCTCTGCAGTGATTTTATAGTGCTCTAGAAATAAAGTTGtttcacccaaaaaaatgtCATGCCCTGTTCTCTGTAAGACTTAGCTAGCATGAGCCGCGAGCTAGCTTCTCGGGTtcactgtatttctgtctgacgcggagaagaggaggaggcagcTAGCGTGAGGTGCCCCGAGGGCGCCTGTGATGTAAGagcactcgctcgctcactgcTGGTGATTTATTGTCAGCGACAAGCGCTCGCCTCGTAAACAACAGGGGGCGCGTACGTGCACGGCTACCGGTGGCGTCGCACGTGCATCGCCAGAAGCTTCATGTCAACTGGGCGTTCGCTAATACAGTACCAGCCAGGAGGAAGTCATCCTGGAGTCATTTCTACCAAGGGTTCTCAAACTGGGGTCTGGGTACTCCTCAGGGGTCGAGAAAATAATTATCTTGGATCTATTTGAAAATATAGGGAGTGGGAGTCTGTAAAACTAATTATTCCACCAATTTATCTTCAGGGCAACATAAAGCTCTGATAAGATTGTGACATCACAAATCTGACATCACTGCATGAATATTAGaggaataaataatatttttgagtttttttaatttttgtttgttaTGACGGTCAGCCTCAGGGGCAGTTCACGTGCGAACGGCGGTCAAAAGTCACCGCTGCGGATAATCTGTTACTCAGTGTTGAGATGTTTGACTAAGCAGTGGAAAGATTGGATGGCGTGGCTTTCACGCTGTTGCGTTATTGAGCTGTAACAAATATGTTTACCCGCGACCGGCCATCCTGTTAGCTTTCGGGAATCCTAATGGCTCAATCGAGCCTTTCAGTAAATGGCTTGGGAACGAAACACGTCAATGAGTTTTTAGTGGTTTTACTTCATTGGTGGTCACGGTGTAACGACTTGTGGAGAAGCAAAACCCACTGTGGGaaaatttgaaagaaaaaaaccccaGCAATGTCTTTTTAGATTTTTCTTTTCCCCATTGTCGCACTTACCGTCACGCTACAAATCGTGTCCACTCCACTGGTCACACATTTTAACATCTCCCAGCACACACTCGTTTGCCAGTGATGAAATCGAGAGGGTTGAACATTTCACACTCACGCACGGGTTCCTGGATACATGGGTACGCTCCATTTCCTTTGAGACACTTGCAATTGGGCAACACGTGTCAGAGGAAAGGTGGCTACGGATTTTTTTCTGCTCGAGATTCGGTTCTACGACAAGAACAGTCCATCTGTGCAGTGAGAAGGAGACGTGTCAAAGTGTGGCCAACGGTCCATTTGCTGAGTTTGCCTCCAAGGAGGGTGGTTGGAAgagtactattttttttt encodes:
- the ahcyl2b gene encoding adenosylhomocysteinase like 2b isoform X2; this encodes MSVQVVAAKMAEVELKDVVKELPADSPVTPTSEGLIARNYTREAGSSTATSPSAEPSAKAGEGSPGLLAPNPTKMPQASAMKRPDPQQNGGEAFVNRDGTVAEAPRMKKIQFADQKQEFNKRPSKIGRRSLSRSISQSSTDSYSSAASYTDSSDDETSPRDKQQKNSKGNGDFCIKNIKQADFGRREIEIAEQEMPALMALRKRAQGEKPLAGAKVVGCTHITAQTAVLMETLSALGAQCRWAACNIYSTQNEVAAALAEGGFSVFAWKGESEDDFWWCIDRCVNVEGWQPNMILDDGGDLTHWIYKKYPNMFKKIKGIVEESVTGVHRLYQLSKAGKLCVPAMNVNDSVTKQKFDNLYCCRESILDGLKRTTDVMFGGKQVVVCGYGEVGKGCCAALKAMGAIVYVTEIDPICALQACMDGFRLVKLNEVIRQVDIVITCTGNKNVVVRENLDRMKNSCIVCNMGHSNTEIDVASLRTPELTWERVRSQVDHVIWPDGKRIVLLAEGRLLNLSCSTVPTFVLSITATTQALALIELYNAPDGRYKQDVYLLPKKMDEYVASLHLPTFDAHLTELSDEQAKYLGLNKNGPFKPNYYR
- the ahcyl2b gene encoding adenosylhomocysteinase like 2b isoform X1, with the translated sequence MSVQVVAAKMAEVELKDVVKELPADSPVTPTSEGLIARNYTREAGSSTATSPSAEPSAKAGEGSPGLLAPNPTKMPQASAMKRPDPQQNGGEAFVNRDGTVAEAPRMKKIQFADQKQEFNKRPSKIGRRSLSRSISQSSTDSYSSAASYTDSSDDETSPRDKQQKNSKGNGDFCIKNIKQADFGRREIEIAEQEMPALMALRKRAQGEKPLAGAKVVGCTHITAQTAVLMETLSALGAQCRWAACNIYSTQNEVAAALAEGGFSVFAWKGESEDDFWWCIDRCVNVEGWQPNMILDDGGDLTHWIYKKYPNMFKKIKGIVEESVTGVHRLYQLSKAGKLCVPAMNVNDSVTKQKFDNLYCCRESILDGLKRTTDVMFGGKQVVVCGYGEVGKGCCAALKAMGAIVYVTEIDPICALQACMDGFRLVKLNEVIRQVDIVITCTGNKNVVVRENLDRMKNSCIVCNMGHSNTEIDVASLRTPELTWERVRSQVDHVIWPDGKRIVLLAEGRLLNLSCSTVPTFVLSITATTQALALIELYNAPDGRYKQDVYLLPKKMDEYVASLHLPTFDAHLTELSDEQAKYLGLNKNGPFKPNYYRY